Within the Pseudomonas oryzae genome, the region CCGGAGAAGCGCGACAGCGCCCAGCCGTACAGGCCAAACTCGAGGTATTCGGCGATGGTCGCCGGGGAAACGGTCGGCACGCTCCAGGCCTGGAAGGCCAGGTCGCTCTGGTGCGGCATGGAGGAGGACACGCAGCCGTGGTCGTCGCCGGCGACGATCAGCACGCCGCCGTTGGGCGAGGAGCCGTAGGCGTGGCCGTGCTTCAGGGCATCGCCGGCGCGGTCGACGCCCGGGCCCTTGCCGTACCAGTAGGCGAACACGCCGTCGACGGTGCGCTGCGGGTCGGATTCGACCTGCTGGGTGCCGAGCACCGCGGTGCCGCCCAGTTCTTCGTTGATCGCGGGGAGGAATTCGATCTGGTTGTCGGCCAAGAGGCGCTTGGCCTTCCACAGGGCCTGGTCGACCATGCCCAGAGGCGAGCCCCGATAGCCGCTGATGAAGCCGGCGCTGTTGAGGCCGCGCGCGCGGTCGAGGGCGCGCTGCATCAGCGGCAGGCGGACCAAGGCCTGGGTGCCGGTGAGGAAGATCTGGCCGCGGGTGGCTTCGAGGCTGTCGCTCAGGCGGTAGTCGTCGCGCAGCTGCACGGTGCTGGCGCGCTCGGTCGCATGGGTCATTGTTGTTGTCCTGCGAGAGGTGTTGTTCTGTGGGGAATAGTGTTCCCCAGCGCAGGCGGTTTTTTGTTTCTCTTTTTCCCTGGTAGACGGTAGATTCGAGAAAAAATTAATCGATATTTCGGCAAAAGGAGAATGTCATGCTCGACAAGTTCGCCCGCCAGCTGCTCAGCGAACTGCAGCGCGACGCCCGGCAGACCATGCAGCAGCTCGCCGAGAAGGTCGGCCTGTCGACCACGCCCTGCTGGCGGCGCATCAAGGAGCTGGAGGAGGAGGGGGTGATCCGCCGTTACACGGTGCTGGTGGATCGCGAGAAGGTCGGCCTGCAGAACTGCGTGTTCGCCGAGGTGGCGCTGAGCCGCCACGCCGGCGACGTGACCGCCGAGTTCGAGGCGGCGGTGGCGGCTACCCCGGAGATCGTTGCCTGCTACGCCACCACCGGCAAGGCCGACTACCTGATCAAGGTGGTCACCAGCGACATCAAGGCCTACGATCAGGTGCTGCAGCAGCGCATCTTCCGCCTGCCCGGGGTGGCCAGCGTGCACACCAGCGTGGTGCTCCGGGAGGTGAAGGACGAGGTGAGCCTGCCGCTGTAGCGGGCGCTACCAGATCTGGTAGGGCGTGCCCTGGTCGGTGGTCCGGTAGCGGACGGGGGGAGCCGCTGGCTGCGGAATGCCCGGCGCTACGGGTTGCGCCTGCGGGCGCAGCGGTTGCGCCACGCTGCGCGAGGGCGGCTCGTAGCGCAGCGGCCGGGCCACGCTGGCGGCCAGGCTGCCCTCGATCTGGCCGGAGATGTGGTAGACCCCGGCCAGCACGCCGTTCTCATGGTTGCGCATCAGGTTCAGCCAGTCCTCCTGAAAGGCGGCCTGCAGGTTGTTGCGCAGGCGCGATTCCATCTTCGGGCGCTCCTTTTCCCGCAGGATGGCGCTGATGCCCGCGGTGCCCAGCGACAGCGCCATGCCGGCGGCGCCGCCGATCGCCGAGGAGATGGCGCCGGCGACACTGCTGGTGGCGAGCTCGTTGACCAGGCTTTCGCTGGTCTTCTGCGCCACGTTGGAAATTCCGGGGTCCGAGGACCAGTCCTTGCTGCGTCCGGGCGATTGCTGAATCCGCGCGATCAGCGCCTCGTAGGCCGGCATCCCGTCCAGCCGCTTCGCCTCCACGAGCTGGTACAGCGAGGCGCCGCCCGACGAGGAACCCAGCGAGATCGCCGGAATGGCCTGCAGATGATGGTCGAACTGATCCGCGGGCACGCCATAGCGCTGCGGCAGCTTGCGCACCTGCAGGCCGAGTTGCTGGATGTAATAGCGGGTGGCCTGCTCCATCACCTGGTCCGGATCGACCTGCCTGGCGACCGGCTCCAGCACCAGGTCGTGGTACTGCTCCTGCAGGTAGACCGCCAGGCGCTGCACGGTCGGATCCTTCTCGCCATCGGCATTCATCTTGTACCAGGCGACTTTCATGGTCAGCCACTGCCGGGTCCAGTAGCTGGAGTACCAGGGAATGAATTCGGCTTCGGTGCGCTGGTAGACCAGGTCCATCCAGCGCTGCATGTTCTGCTGGGCGTAGCTGGAGGCCTGCTCGCTGGCGCTCAGCGAGGCGGCGAAGATGTCGCTGTCGATCTGGCGCCAGGTGCTGGCCGAAACGTGCGGGGGCGGCGGCTGGGGGGGACGTTCCCTGCCGGCGCAACCGGCAAGGCTCAGCAGCAGCGCCACGATCAGCAGGCGCAGGCAGAGCAGCGGCGGGTCGACCAGCTGACTCGACAGGGCAACGACATCCGCTGTCTGGCGCGTCCCGGGCGGGGCCTTGACGTTGTACATGGGACTTCGAAGGCTCCGCAGACCTCAAGGGGCTGCGCTTTCCTTCCTCGCGAACTGCTGCGGAGCTCATGCAGTCGCCAGCCACGCCTGCGGGGCGTCCCGCAGGTCCGCCACCGTCGCTTTCAGTCTAGTCCTCGCCTGCGGCTCACGGAGCGTCATCCGGCGAGCGGTGCACCGGACTGGCGAAAGATGGGAGGTGGTGGCCGGGGCCAGCTGGAGAAGGGCTCCCGAAGGCGGCGCCTGGGCGCCACCTCCGGGAGGGGGTGACGCTTACTGCTTGGCTTCGACTTCCGCCTCGACGCGGCGGTTGATGGCGCGACCTTCGGAGGTGGCGTTGTCGGCCACCGGGCGGCTCTCGCCATAGCCGACCGAATCGACCCGATTGGGCGCGATGCCATACTCGTTGACCAGTACGTCACGCACGGCGTTGGCTCGCCGCTCGGACAGGCGCTGGTTGTAGGCGTCGGTGCCCACCGAGTCGGTGTGGCCTTCCACGACGGTGCTGGTCTGCGGGTACTCGTTCATGAAGTCCGCGACCGCCTTGATGTCGGCCTTGTAGCCTTCCTTGACCACGGACTTGTCGAAGTCGAACTTGACGTCCAGTTCCACGCGCACCACGGCGGGTGCCTGAGCCATGGGTTCGGGCTCGACCGGCGCTGCTACCGGCAGCGGGCAGCCACGCTCGTCCACCTGGGTACCCTTCGGCGTGTTGGGGCACTTGTCCTCCTTGTTGACCACGCCGTCGCCATCGGCGTCGCCGTGTACCCAGCAATAGGCCGCGCCGGTGATGGCGCCGATACCCAGGCCGCCGGCTGCCCAGCTGGAGCTTTCGATGGCGCCGAGGCTGGCGCCGACCACGCCACCGACTGCCGCGCAAGGCGGCCAGTCGCTCTGCACCAGTCCGGCGCAACCCGACAGCAGGCCGCTAACCAGAGCCAGGGGTAAAGCAGTCCGCACTATTCTCATTCTTGGTTCTCCTCGATTGATCGGGCGCATTGCTTAGCCGGCCTTGCACCTCGCACCTTGCAGGCAGACCAATGCAGGAAAGTGTTGCACCGGAAACGGCGTTGTCAAAAAGCCTGCGCGTTTAGTGCATAAAGACTGATGGATGTCATGCCGGAGGCGATCGATGTGAGCCGTCCGGGCGGATAGCCCGTCATGCCAACCCGAGCCACGGCCAGCCGGCGGGATACGCCGCGGCCGACCACTTCCAGGGAGTGCGCCATGAGTACCCACGAATCTTCCAGCCAGCTGTCCTCGTCCTTCGACTGCCCGCTGCGCGACGGCGAGCGGCTGATCCAGCGCATCGACGCGCGGCTGGCGCAGATCGGCGGCGGTATCCCGGTCAACCGCCTGCTGCCGTCGCGGCAGCGCCGGATGATCGGCGCTTGGTGCTTCCTCGACCATGCCGGCCCGGCGCGTTTCGAGCCGGGGCAGGGCATGCACGTCGGCCCGCACCCGCATATCGGCCTGCAGACCTTCACCTGGATGATCGAGGGCGAGGTGCTGCACCACGACAGCCTGGGCTCGGAGCAGGTAATCCGTCCCGGTCAGGTCAACCTGATGACCGCCGGACGCGGCATCAGCCATAGCGAGGTGTGCCTGGACGACCAGCGCGTGCTGCACGCGGCGCAGCTGTGGATCGCCCTGCCGGCCGCCGACGGCGAGTGCGCGCCGGCCTTCGAGCACTACCCGGATTTGCCGCGCTGGGCGCGCGACGGTTGCGATTTCACCCTGCTGGCCGGGCGCTTCGAGGGGCAGCGGGCGCCGACGCGGCTGTATTCGCCGCTGCTCGGCGTCGAGCTGCGCAGCGCGGCTGGCAGCCAGCTGGAGCTGACGCTGGAGAGCGCGTTCGAGTACGGCATCCTGCCGCTGGAAGGCGAGGTGCGCCTCGGCGCCGAGAGCTTCGCCGCCGACCAGCTGGCCTACCTGGGGCGCGGTCGCGAGCGCCTGCACCTGGAGCTGGCGCCGGGCAGCCGCGCCCTGCTGCTGGGCGGCGAACCGTTCGGCGAGGAGATTCTCATCTGGTGGAACTTCGTCGGCCACAGCAAGGCGCAGATCGCCCGGGCGCAGCGCGACTGGGAGGCCGGCAGCCCGCGCTTCGGCGGTGTGCCGGGCTACGACGGCGCCCCGCTGGTGGCGCCGCCGTTGCCGTGGCGGGAGGTCTGAGCCGGGGCGCTCAGCGCTCGATCGCCAGCGCCACGCCCTGACCACCGCCGATGCACAGGGTGGCGAGGCCGCGCCTGGCGTCGCGGCGGAGCAGCTCGTGCAGCAGGCTGACCAGGATGCGGCAGCCGGAGGCGCCGATCGGGTGGCCGAGGGCGATGGCGCCGCCGTTGACGTTGACCTTGTCGGCGTCCCAGCCCAGCTCCTGGCCGACCGCCAGCGCCTGGGCGGCGAAGGCTTCGTTGGCTTCGATCAGGTCGAGCTGCGCCAGGCTCCAGCCGGCCTTGTCCAGGCAGCGGCGGGTGGCGGCCACCGGGCCGATGCCCATGATCGCCGGATCGACCCCGGCATTGGCGTAGGCGGCAATCCGCGCCAGTACCGGCAGGCCGAGGCTGGCGGCCTTTTCGGCGCTCATCAGCAGCACCGCGGCGGCGCCGTCGTTGAGGGTCGAGGCGTTGCCGGCGGTGACGCTGCCGTCCTTCCTGAATGCCGGCTTGAGCTTGGCCAGCGCGGCGGCGCTGGTCTCGGCGCGCGGCTGCTCGTCGGTGGCGAAGACCAGCGGCTCGCCCTTGCGCTGCGGGATCGACACCGGGGTGATCTCGTTGGCGAAGCGCCCGGCCTCGATGGCGGCGCAGGCCTTCTGCTGCGAGGCGGCGGCGAAGGCGTCCTGCTCCTCGCGGCTGATGGCGTACTTCTCCACCAGGTTCTCGGCGGTGATGCCCATGTGGTAGTCGTGGAAGGCGTCCCACAGGCCGTCGTGGATCATGCTGTCGAGCAGTTGGGCATGGCCCATGCGCAGGCCGGTGCGCGCCTTGGGCAGCACGTAGGGCGCCAGGCTCATGTTCTCCATGCCGCCGGCGATCACCACCTCGGCGTCGCCGCAGCGGATCGCCTGGGCGGCCAGGTGCACGGCCTTGAGGCCGGAGCCGCAGACCTTGTTGAGGGTCAGCGCCGGCACCGCATGCGGCAGGCCGGCCTGGATGGCGGCCTGGCGCGCCGGGTTCTGCCCGGAGCCTGCGGTGAGCACCTGGCCGAGGATTACCTCGTCGACGCTGGCCGGGTCGAGGCCGGTCTTCTCCAGCAGGGCGCGGATCACGACGGCGCCGAGTTCGGGGGCGGGAATGTTGGCCAGCGCGCCCTGGAAGGCGCCGATGGCGGTACGGGTGGCGGCGACGATGACGACTTCGTGCATGGGGTCTTCTCTTGTTGTGATTGCGGATTGCGCTGGCGGACGAGGTGGCGCGCCGCCTGGGCGCTGGATGGTGGGAAATCGCTGCGCGAGTTTCCCACCCTACGCCGGTTCGGAGCCGGAGCGGGCTTCAGGCGAACTGCATTTCCGGGACATGCTCCGGGACGATCAGCTTGCCGGCGGTCTTGGCGACGATTTCCTCGACGCTCATCCCCGGCGCGCGCTCCTTGAGCACGAAGGCGCCGTTCTCGATCTCCAGCCAGGCGAGGTCGGTCAGCACCTTGCGGATGCAGCCGGCGCCGGTCAGCGGCAGGCTGCAGTACGGCAGCAGCTTGGACTCGCCGTCCTTGGAGGCGTGGGTCATCACCACGATGATGTTGTCCGCGCCGGCCACCAGGTCCATGGCGCCGCCCATGCCCTTGACCAGCTTGCCGGGGATCATCCACGAGGCGATGTTGCCCTGCACGTCGACCTCGAAGGCGCCGAGCACGGTGAGGTCGACGTGGCCGCCGCGGATCATGGCGAAGGATTGCGCGGAGTCGAAGATCGCCGCGCCGGTGCGCGCGGTCACCGTCTGCTTGCCGGCGTTGATCATGTCGGCGTCCAGCTCGTCCTCGCTGGGGAAGGCGCCCATGCCGAGCAGGCCGTTTTCCGATTGCAGCATCACGTCCATGCCCTCGGGCACGTAGTTGGCCACCAGGGTCGGGATGCCGATGCCGAGGTTGACGTAGTAGCCGTCCTTCAGCTCGCGCGCCACGCGCTGAGCCATCTGTTCGCGGGTAAGTGCCATCGCAGGTCTCTCTTGTCAGGTAATCGCGGGGCGCAGCGGCGCAGGGATCAGCCGCGCACGGTGCGCTTCTCGATGCGCTTCTCGAACGTCCCCTGGATGATCCGGTCGACGTAGATGCCGGGGGTGTGGATCTGGCTGGGTTCCAGCTCGCCGGGTTCGACGATCTCCTCCACCTCGACCACGGTGATGCGCCCGGCGGTGGCCACCAGCGGGTTGAAGTTCTGCGCGGTGTGGCGGTAGACCACGTTGCCGAAGTGGTCGGCCTTCCAGCCCTTGACGATGGCGAAGTCGCCGGTGATGGCTTCCTCGAGGATGTAGTGGCGGCCCCTGATCTCGCGCGCCTCCTTGCCTTCGGCGATCTGGGTGCCGTAGCCGGTGGCGGTGAAGAAGGCCGGGATGCCGGCGCCGCCGGCGCGGATGCGCTCGGCCAGGGTGCCCTGCGGGGTCAGCTCGACTTCCAGCTCGCCGTTGAGCAGCTGCTGCTCGAACAGCGCGTTCTCGCCGACGTAGGAGGCGATCATCTTGCGGATCTGCCGATCCTCCAGCAGCACGCCGAGGCCGAAGCCGTCCACGCCACAGTTGTTGGAGACCACGGTCAGCCCCCTGGTGCCGCGCCGGCGGATTTCCGCGATCAGGTTTTCCGGAATCCCGCACAGGCCGAAGCCGCCGGAGAGGATGGTCATGTTGTCGGTCAGCCCGGCGAGGGCCTCCTCGTAGCTGCCTACTCGCTTGTCGAGTCCACTCATGCTGGTGCGCCTCTTGTCTTTGTCGATCCGGCAGACCGGCTGCCGGGAAATGCCGGGGCACGCGCACGAAGCCTGTAGGGGCGAATTCATTCGCCCGGGAGGGCCGTGTTGGCGAATGAATTCGCCCCTACAGCGGACAGGCGTTGAAGCCGTTCATGCACTTGCCCTGGGGCACGTGCCGGAGAGCTTCACCGCTGGGTGTTGATTTGTTAAGTTTGTTTTTCAAAGCGATTGATTGGAAAAGCAAATCAATGACCGTCAAGCAACTGCGCGCCTTCCTCGCCGTGGCGCAGAGCCTGAGCTTCGCCCAGGCCTGCGAACGCCTGCACCTGTCGCAGCCGGCGCTGAGCCTGGCGATCAAGAGCCTGGAAGAGAGCCTCGGCGGACCGCTGCTGGTGCGCACCACGCGCAGCGTCAGCCTGACCCCGGAGGGCGAGACGCTGCTGCCGCTGGCCCAGCGCCTGCTGGCCGACTGGGACAACGCCGAGGAGCTGCTGCGCCAGCACTTCACCCTGCAGCTGGGGCGGGTGTCGATCGCCGCCATGCCATCCTTCGCCGCCAACCAGCTGCCCGCCGCGCTGAGGGTGTTCCGCGACCGCTTTCCCAGGGTGAACGTTGCCGTGCACGACGTGATCAACGAGCAGGTGCTGGACATGGTGCGCAGCCACCGCGTCGAGCTGGGCATCGGCTTCGAGCCGGAGCCGTCCGACACGCTGGCGTTCACCCCGCTGGGCACCGACCGCTTCGTCGCCGTGCTGCCGGCCGACTCGCCGCTGGCCGGGCAGGCGCAGGTGAGCTGGGCCGAGCTGCTGCAGCAGGACTTCATCGCCCTGCAGCGCCCGTCGGCCGTGCGCCTGCTGCTGGAGCAGAGCCTGGCGCGCGAGGGGCGCGCGCTGGCGGTGGCCTTCGAGAGCCATCAGCTGGTGACGGTCGGGCGGATGGTGGCCTGCGGGCTGGGGGTGAGCGCGGTGCCGTCGCTGTGCATCCGCCAGATGCAGGAGCTGGGCGCGTGCTGCGTGGCGCTGGTCGAGCCGGTCGTCGAACGGCGCATCGGTCTGGTCAGCCCGGCCGAGCGCAAGCTGTCGAGCGCGGCGCAGGCGCTGCGCGATGTGGTGATGGAGGTTGCGCGGACGAGCACGCCGCAGCTCGGGTAAAAAGGCGCGGCCGCCGGGGCGACCGCGCAAGCGCCGGAGAGCAGGACTGAAATCCCTCCGGCGTGGAGATGGGGGCGGTGCGCATGGCGCACCCTACGGGGTGTTGCAGGGTGCGCCATGCGTACCACGTCCGGCTCGTTGCCGGGCCGGACAGCCCCCGGCGATCAGCGGGCGGGTAGCAGGACTGAAATCCCTCCGGCGTGGCGATGGGGGCGGTGCGCGTGGCGCCCTACGGGGTGATGCAGGGGGCTCCATGCGCACCGCGTCCGGCGATCAGCGCGCCGGCAGCAGCACCCCGCGGCATTCGCCGAAGCCGATGGCCGGCTGGCCCTCGCGGCGGCAGCGGGCGCGCAGGATCACCTCGTCGCCGTCCTCGAGGAAGGTGCGCGTCTCGCCGCTGGCCAGGGTCAGCGGCTGCTTGCCGCCGAAGGTGCTCTCCAGCAGGCTGCCGAACTGGGTCGGTTCCGGACCGGACAGGGTGCCGGAGCCGAACAGGTCGCCCGGTTGCAGCTTGCAGCCGCCGACGCTGTGGTGGGCGACCATCTGCGCCACCGTCCAGTACATGTAGCGGGTGTTGCTCAGCGCCAGGCGTTGCGGTGCCAGGCCCTGCTCGCGCATGGCGGCGGTGAGCAGCAGCACTTCCAGCTCGATGTCGAGGCCGCCGTGGGCCTGGTCCTGCGCATCCAGCAGGTAGGGCAGCGGCTGCGGGTCGCCGGCCGGGCGCGGCGGCTGGGCGGCGCGGAACGGCTCCAGCGCCTCGGGCATCACCACCCAGGGCGAGACGCTGGTGGCGAAGTTCTTGGCCAGGAACGGGCCGAGCGGCTGGTATTCCCAGGCCTGCACGTCGCGCGCCGACCAGTCGTTGAGCAGGCAGAAGCCGGCGACGTGCTCGCCAGCCGCGCCGATGGCGATGGCCTCGCCCATCGCGTTGCCCTGACCGATCCAGATGCCCAGCTCCAGCTCGTAGTCCAGGCGCTTGCTCGGCCCGAAGCTCGGCGCTTCCTGGCCCGGCGGCAGGGTCTGGCCCTGCGGGCGGCGCACCGGCGTGCCGGAGACGCACACGGTGGAGGCGCGGCCGTGGTAGCCGATCGGCACGTGCTTGTAGTTGGGCAGCAGCGGGTTGTCCGGGCGGAACAGCTTGCCGACGTTGTTGGCGTGGTGGATGCCGACGTAGAAGTCGGTGTAGTCGCCGACCTTGGCCGGCAGCTGCAGCTGGCAGTCGGCCATGGCCGGCAGCAGGGCGTCGCCCTGGGCCTCCATCTGCGCCTGCGCCGGCGAGCCGGCGGCGAGCAGCTCGCTCAGCGCGGCGCGCAGGGCGCGGCGGGCGCTGGCGCCGAGAGCGAAGAAGGCGTTCAGGCAATCGCCGCTGGCGGCTGCGGCGGCGGCTTGCGCCTCGCCCTCGAACAGCCCGGCATCACAGGCGACCTTGAGGTCGAGGATGCGCTCGCCGATGGCGACGCCGCCGCGCGGCGCCTGGCCCGGCGGGCTGAAGATGCCCAGCGGCAGGTTCTGCAGCGGGAAGTCGGGGTGGCCGTTGGCCGAGGAAACCCAGCTGTTGCGGTTGGCTGCATTGCTCATGAATCAGTTCCCCTCCGGGGTGAAAGTCTTGGTGAGTCCGGCCCAGCAGGCGTCGTATTCGCGTTGCAGCTGCGGGCATTCCAGGGCGAAACGGGTCGGGCGCAGCACCTGGCCGCTCTCGAACATGAAGGCCATGGTGTTGTCGATCTTGTGCGGCTTGAGCTCGGCGGCGATGGCCTGGGCAGTGGTGGCGTTGTCCGGGCCGTGGGCGCTCATGCAGTTGTGCAGCGAGGCACCGCCGGGCACGAAGCCCTCGGCCTTGGCGTCGTACACGCCCTGGATCAGGCCCATGAATTCGTTCATCAGGTTGCGGTGGAACCACGGCGGACGGAAGGTGTTCTCGGCCACCATCCAGCGCGGCGGGAAGATCACGAAGTCGACGTTGGCCTTGCCGGGGGTGTCGCTCGGCGCGGTCAGCACGGTGAAGATCGACGGATCGGGATGGTCGAAGCTGACCGTGCCGATCACGTTGAAGCGGCGCAGGTCGTACTTGTAGGGCACCAGGTTGCCGTGCCAGGCGACCACGTCGAGCGGCGAGTGGTCCAGTTCGGTGGCCCACAGCTCGCCGCAGAACTTCTGTATCAGCGTGGTCGGTGCGTCGCTGTCCTCGTAGCGGGCGACCGGGGCGAGGAAGTCGCGCGGGTTGGCCAGGCCGTTGCTGCCGATCGGGCCGAGGTCGGGCAGACGCAGGGCGCAGCCGTGGTTCTCGCAGACGTAGCCGCGCGCCGAGTCGTCGAGCAGCTCGACGCGGAACTTCATGCCGCGCGGGATCACCGCGATCTCCAGCGGCGCGACCTCGAGCAGGCCCAGTTCGGTGGCGATGCGCAGGCGCCCGGACTGCGGGACGATCAGCAGTTCGCCGTCGGCGTCGAAGAACACCCGTTGCATCGAGGCGCTGGCCGCGTACAGGTAGATGCTGATGCCGCTGCTGACCTCGGCGGGGGCGTTGGCGGCCAGGGCGACCAGGCCGTCGACGAAGTCGGTCGGCGCCTGCGGGATCTCCAGTGGGCTCCAGCGCAGGCGGTTGGGGTCGACCGGGCCGAGGCCGCCGCCGGCGATCTGCCGCTCCAGACGCGCGAAGCGGCCGTGGGCGGCGGACGGGCGGATGCGGTACATCCAGGTGCGCCGCGATTCGCTGCGCGGCACGGTGAAGGCGGTGCCGGACAGCAGCTCGGTGTACAGGCCGTAGGGCACTCGCTGCGGCGAGTTCTGGCCGACCGGCAGGGCGCCAGGCAGCGCCTCGCAGCTGAACTCGTTGCCGAAGCCCGCCAGGTAGGCGAGGGCTTCAGGGGAGGGTTGTGCGTGCATAGGCATCTCGAATGTTTTTGTTATTTGCGTAAATTAATTTCGATAATCGTAATTATCCGCCGCGAATGGCGTCAAGCGCAGGCCATCGCAGGGGCCATGGCTCTGCTGTAGGGGCGAATTCATTCGCCTAGCAGGCCAAAGGCCTGCGCCTTTGAGGGCTGGGGGTGCTGCGCACCCCTTGGCGAATAAATTCGCCCTACAGGCCGCGAGATTGGCTTTGGCATCGGCCGCTGCGCCTGCCTTACCGGAACATCTCTTTGTAGCTGCCGTCATGCATCCACGCCGCGTGCTTCGGCGCGCGCTTGGTCTGCGCCCACTCCTCAAGCATGGCCCACTTCACTTCATCCAGCGCCGCGAGCATCTTCGGCGAGCCGGTGTTGGCGGCCAGCTCCAGGCGGTGGCCGTTGGGGTCGAAGAAGTAGATCGACTGGAACAGCGCGTGGTCGGTCGGGCCGATGACCTTGATCCCGGCCGCCTGCAGACGCTCCTTGGCCGCCAGCAGCACCTCCATCGACTCGACCTGCAGGGCCAGGTGCTGGGTCCATACCGGGGTGTTGGGATCGCGGCCCATCTCCGGCTGGGTGGGCAGCTCGAAGAAGGCCAGCACGTTGCCCATGCCGGCATCGAGGAAGATGTGCATGTACGGATCGGCCTCGCCGGTCGACGGCACGGCGTCCTCGGCGATCGACAGGATCAGCTTCATGCCCAGGTGCTGTTCGTACCAGCGGGCGGTTTCCAGAGCGTCCTTGCAGCGGTAGGCCACGTGATGGACTTTCTGCACGATCGGATTCATGACGGTCTCCCTTGCTCGATGGTTGCTGCGGCTTGCCGGTTCGGAAGAGGCCGATGGCGTGCGCGCATTTTGTTATGTGTAATTAACTTACGCAAAACGTAACTCGCGTCTCGGGGAGCGTCAAGCGTAGAATTCGCCATCCATCGCCACGCACAGGAAGGACCATGACAAGCGATACCGAGCGCGCCGCGGCGCCGCGGCGGCAGAAGGTGCAGTCCGCCGAGGTCGGCACCGACATCCTCAAGGGCCTGGCCGAACTGGCGCCGGCCACCTCGCTGTCGCGTCTGGCCGAGCACGTCGGCATGCCGGCGAGCAAGGTGCACCGCTACCTGCAGGCGCTGATCGCCAGCGGCTTCGCCGAGCAGGACGAGAGCAGCGGCCACTACGGCCTGGGCCGCGAGGCGCTGTTTGTCGGCCTGGCCGCCATCGGCCGCCTGGACGTCACCAAGGTGGCGCTGCCGCGCCTGGTCGAGCTGCGCGACGCGCTCAACGAGACCTGCTTCCTCGCCGTGTGGGGCAACAAGGGGCCGACCGTGGTGCACGTCGAGCAGGCGGTGCGCGCGGTGACCGTGGTCACCCAGGTGGGCTCGGTGCTGCCGCTGCTGGGTTCTTCCACCGGCCTGGTGTTCGACGCCTTCCTGCCGGAGGTGGAGAGCGCCGCGCTGCAGGCTCAGGCCCTGACCGAGCCGGGCGCGCCGACCGCCGCCGAGCTGCAGGCGCTGCGCGCGCAGATCCGCGCGCGCGGGCTGCACCACGTGCACGGGCTACTGATGTCGGGAGTCAACGCGCTGTCGGCGCCGCTGTTCGCGGCGGGCGGCAAGCTGGTCGGGGTGATCACCGTGGTCGGTACCGCGCCGGGTTTCGCCGCCGATCCGCAGGGGAAGCAGGCCGAGCGCCTGCTGGCGGTGGCGCGGGAGATCAGTGCGCGGATGGGCGGGCTCGCGCCGCAGTAGCGCGGGCTGCAAGGAAAAACGGCAACCCGGA harbors:
- a CDS encoding IclR family transcriptional regulator; translated protein: MTSDTERAAAPRRQKVQSAEVGTDILKGLAELAPATSLSRLAEHVGMPASKVHRYLQALIASGFAEQDESSGHYGLGREALFVGLAAIGRLDVTKVALPRLVELRDALNETCFLAVWGNKGPTVVHVEQAVRAVTVVTQVGSVLPLLGSSTGLVFDAFLPEVESAALQAQALTEPGAPTAAELQALRAQIRARGLHHVHGLLMSGVNALSAPLFAAGGKLVGVITVVGTAPGFAADPQGKQAERLLAVAREISARMGGLAPQ
- the hmgA gene encoding homogentisate 1,2-dioxygenase codes for the protein MHAQPSPEALAYLAGFGNEFSCEALPGALPVGQNSPQRVPYGLYTELLSGTAFTVPRSESRRTWMYRIRPSAAHGRFARLERQIAGGGLGPVDPNRLRWSPLEIPQAPTDFVDGLVALAANAPAEVSSGISIYLYAASASMQRVFFDADGELLIVPQSGRLRIATELGLLEVAPLEIAVIPRGMKFRVELLDDSARGYVCENHGCALRLPDLGPIGSNGLANPRDFLAPVARYEDSDAPTTLIQKFCGELWATELDHSPLDVVAWHGNLVPYKYDLRRFNVIGTVSFDHPDPSIFTVLTAPSDTPGKANVDFVIFPPRWMVAENTFRPPWFHRNLMNEFMGLIQGVYDAKAEGFVPGGASLHNCMSAHGPDNATTAQAIAAELKPHKIDNTMAFMFESGQVLRPTRFALECPQLQREYDACWAGLTKTFTPEGN
- a CDS encoding VOC family protein, whose translation is MNPIVQKVHHVAYRCKDALETARWYEQHLGMKLILSIAEDAVPSTGEADPYMHIFLDAGMGNVLAFFELPTQPEMGRDPNTPVWTQHLALQVESMEVLLAAKERLQAAGIKVIGPTDHALFQSIYFFDPNGHRLELAANTGSPKMLAALDEVKWAMLEEWAQTKRAPKHAAWMHDGSYKEMFR